AATTGGCACACCCGCACGCTCTGACCAAATCACTAACTGATCGACAGCTGCCGCACGAAACGTATCCGCCGCACCAAGTACTACTTTTAAGCCTTGTGATTTGAATTGAGAAGCCAATTTACCAATCGTCGTTGTTTTACCTACTCCGTTAACGCCGACTACCATAATTACATAGGGAACGTCTTTTTTAGGGATAGCAAAACCATTTGTATCTTCGATATTATTTTCAGAAAGTAAACCCGCAATTTCTTCGCGTAGAATCTTATCTAATTCGGAAGTCGAAACATATTTATCACGTTCTACTCGTTCTTCTATTCGACGAATAATTTTGATTGTTGTTTCTACTCCAACGTCAGAAGAAATTAAGACTTCTTCTAAGTCGTCTAAAACCTCATCGTCTACTTTTGATTTCCCAACAACAGCACGACTAATTTTATCAAACAAAGAAGTTTTAGATTTCTCCAAACCTTCATCTAATTTTTCTTTGCTTTCTTTACCTAATATCTTTTTGAACCAACTCATTAAAAGCTAAATTTCTTTAAAATTTTGTACGAAGATACATAAAATATAAGGAAATAAAAAAGCCGCCCAAAAGAGCAGCTCTATTAACCTTAATATTTTCTATTAAGCTAACAATTATTTTGCGAAGAACGCATCAGTATCGTCAGCGTTAACTACTTTTTCAACAAATACGTAAGCTCCAGATTTAGGAGATTTTACCATTTTGATTACTTTGGTCATTTTTTTAGACCCTGTTTGTAGGGTTGCTACTGTCTTTTTTGCCATCGTCTAAAATTTTATTATTTGATCTCCTTATGAACTGTATACTTTTTCAATACTGGGTTGTATTTTTTCAACTCAATACGATCTGGAGTATTCTTTTTGTTTTTAGTTGTGATATAACGAGACATTCCTGGCATACCACTTTCTTTATGCTCTGTACATTCTAAAATAACCTGTACTCTGTTTCCTTTTTTTGCCATGGTGTCTTAAATTATTTGATTAAACCTTCTTTACGTGCACGTCTAACAGCCTCATCAACTCCTAACTTGTTGATTGTTTTTAAACCGTGTGCAGAAACTTTTAAAGTAATCCACTCACCAGCTTCTGGCATAAAAAATTTCTTTTTGAACAAATTCACTTCAAAAGTGCGTTTTGTTTTATTATTAGCGTGAGAAACATTGTTTCCTACTAATCTTCTCTTACCTGTAATTTGACAAATGTTTGACATCTTATTTTGTATTGTCCTATTTTAAACGGAGTGCAAAGTAACAAATTAAATATTACTTATACAACTCTTTAGGTTATTAATTTTATATTTTCTTCTTATTTTGTTTGTATAACAACTTCTGCGCAAGTGTATAAGCTAAGATAATTCCCATTACCAATAGTGCTATTCTTGCGATGACGTCACCATACTTTGTATAAAACGTTAATTCACTATTCATTAAAATTGTACCATTTAAGGCACCCTGCTCTCCATATGGTAATGACTTCATTATATCTCCTCGCTGATTAACGAAAGCCGAAATACCTGAGTTTGCAGATCTAACAATAGCGCGTCTATTTTCAATAGCTCTCAAATTACCATATAATAGTAATTGACGATGACCATCGGTAGAGCCCCACCAAGAATCGTTGGTCATTGTGAATATAACATTAGCACCTTCTCTCACATATTCTGTTGTATAGTCTCCGTAAATAGATTCGTAACATATAACCGGAGCAACAGTAGCGGTGTTTGTATTATTCTTGAAAACAGAACGATGAGGTTGAACCCCCAACGTTTTTGTTGTGCCGCCAAAGTTAAGCATAAATTCTCCAATAATTGGCATTAAATAGTTACGATATGGAAAAATTTCTACTCCAGGCACTAATTTACTCTTATGATATACTTCGATCGAGTCGTTTCCTCCTATCTGTAAAGCCGAATTATAGGCATCATACCACGTTATTCCATCTTTCATAACTGATGCAGTTTCTGATGCTAAAGACGACATAGGATAAATTCGCATGATTGATGCACCTGTTACGAAATGTAAATCGTTCTTCGTACTTGTCCATTGTTGAATATCTTGTACAATTAAATCATCATACATATTGTCAAAAATAAGTGCAGAAGAACCTGGAACAGCTGTTTCTGGCGCAACAACAAATTGGGTTTTTGGTTGAATATTCTTCAGTGCCAATTGCTTCAATTCGTCATAAATCTGTAATCCATCTTTCATGTATTTTTCATTGTAAGGATCAAGATCTGGTTGAAGAATCAACACATCAAGCGCTTTTCCTTTTTCCTCGTAATTTGCATACATTATATAAGATAAACCAATTGGAACAGCAATTAATAATCCTGCATAAATACCTAATTTGTTTAAATATTTAATTTCTTTTTTATTGATGTAAGCTGTTAAATAATAGAACACAATAATATTTACGATCCATATCCAAAGTGCTCCACCAAAAGTTCCTGTGTATTCGTACCATTGTACCCATTCGTGATATTTTGCAAAACCATTTCCAAGGTTAAACCATGGCCAAGTCAATTCCCAATTCAATGTTAGTTTATCAAAACTCATCCAAATGGCTGGAAGAAAAACTAAGCCATACAAATTTCCTGCTTTTGTTTTAACAACATGATACAGTTGAAAAACAATTGACATAAATAACGAATTCGCGAAAACTGGAATTAAATAAGCACTCCACGAATTTTGTAAATCTCCATTCGCATTGGTTTCTTGCGCATAATGCAACCACCAAATTACAATTGCATTCCAAATAAAAAAGGCTAAATATGAAAGTCCAAAAATCTTACGTCTTTTTTTCTTGAATTCTGCGCGCTGCGTTATTTGATGTTCTGCCAACATCAAGGGCACAAATCCTATAAATAACAACAATGGAAAACCATGTGACGGCCAGCCTGCTGTTAACAATAATCCTGATAAGATTGCGTATGCAATGTATTTTTTCATGTGACAAATTTATAATATCATCGTTCAATAACCGATGATATTTATTGGAATATTTTATGAATTAAGTTTTTCGAAGTACGATTTACGATTTACTAACTTCAATATAATAATTTGGATTAATCGTTACATCACTCGTTTTTGTAATTGTTGAATGATTAATCGTTTGCCAATTTGATGTTGGATTGATTGTAATGTCAGAATCTTTCAAACGCAAAGGCATTGCAAATCCACCCACCACATTCGTATATCTATATTCTACTTTGTTACCATTTTCTCTTAATTCTAACGTAGGAACTTTGACAGTTCTTAAATATTGATTGAAAAAAGCAGTCAAATTTAATCCAGAATATTTGGCAATATAATTTTCGATTTGTTCTGTTGTCACCGTTTGATGATAAAACTCTTTGTTCAAACCTCGTAATAGTTGTCTAAATTTTTCGTCATCATTCATCCAAGTTCTCAACGTATGAATCATATTTGCGCCTTTGTAGTACATGTCACCACTTCCTTCTTGATTGACACCATATACTCCGATTATTGGACTATCATTTTGGATTGCATTTCTTGTTCCACGTACATATTCGCTTCCTGCTTCTTTCCCATGAAATGTTTCTGTAAATAAGGTTTCAGAATAAGCTGTAAACGATTCATGAATCCACATATCTGCAACATCTTTCTCTGTTATATTATTTCCGAACCATTCGTGACCAGCTTCGTGAACGATAATAAAATCCCATTTTAGTCCCCAACCAGAACCTGATAAATCGCGCCCTAAATACCCATTCTCGAATTTATTTCCGTACGCAATTCCAGATTGATGTTCCATTCCCAAATGTGGAGTTTCTACAATCTTGAACGAATCTTCGTAAAAAGCATAAGGTCCAAACCAATGTTCAAAACTTTTTAACATCATTTTAGCTTGTTCGAACTGTGATTTAGCTTTATCAATGTTATAATCTAATACATAATAATCTAAATCCAATTGACCATTTTCGCCATTGTAAGTATCTTTAAAATTGACATAATTCCCTACGTATGGGACAATATTATAATTATTAATTGGGTTAACTACTTTCCAAGTAGAAGCCGTTTTTCCATTTTTTTCTTGCTTAGAAACTAATCGTCCATTTCCTACACCAACTAAATCATGAGGTGTGATAATTTCCAATTCCATTCCATTATCAGGCTCATCACCTAAATAATCTTTGTTCGGAAACCAAGCACTTGCACCCAAACCTTGTACAGCCACAGTCATCCAATCACGACCTTTTTTATCTTTTTCAAAAATCCAACCGCCATCCCATGGTGCTTTTTTTGCTACAATTGGATGTCCAGAATATTCTAATTCTAAATCATTCGAAGTATTCTTGATGTTTTTTCCGACATGAATAAAGTACACATTACCATCACGCTTAAAATCAGAAATTTTCTTTCCATTCAATTTTACAGCCAAAACAATCATTGGTTCTTGTAAATCAATTTGAATTAAATCTGATTTCTGAGGCGCCGTTTTATCAAAAGTAATGGTTGTTCTTCCTTTGATAAATTTCGATTTAAAATCGGGTTCTACGCTTACTTTATAGTGTTTAACATCCCACCAATTTCTGAACTCATTATTGGTTCCGCGAAGGGAATCTTGTCGTGTAAACTCTTTTTTGTGATTAAGAACTTGTGCATGTGTTGTCATCGATATCAAGCCAAGCAATAGTACTAATTTCTTCATAGTCATTTTTAAAACATATCAAAAATAAGATTATATATTTGATAAATAAGCGAAAAATCTATGATTACAGAAAAATTTACGGAAAGAATAAATTATCTAAAAAATAATCAATTAATCGTTGAAGCTTTGTACGAAATTTTGGATGAATTGAATTTAAACCATAGTGCTTTTACTGGTTTTAATTTTCGAGAAGAAATAGAACCGAAAGGATTGTTATTAACAGCGGAAGGAAACGAATCAACAGGAATAAGTATTCATGTTCCACGCAATATTTTAGATTTTGATTTGAGTTTAATCTCCAATTTATTGATGCACGAAATGATACATATATATCAACGTTCAGGTGATAATCAAATCGAATTGCGAGAAGAGCGCGAATGGCAAGCTTATACAGAAATGATTTTTCATAAACGGTTTCCAAACATTCCTACATTAAGTAATTTTTACATTAAACAATTTGGTGAAAAAGCATTGACGTATTACAACCGAATGCCAAATGATATGAAAGCGAAATATGCGGATGAAAAAACTGATTTAGAAAATATTTTGCAACTTATCAATAAAAAAGATTAGAGAGATCGTGCTAAAACTTGCGGTTTATAGTTTTGTGAACGCTGACAATTTATCAACCTAAAACTGACGATTTATTCTGCTTCAACCCAATTTATTCTTCATAATCTGACAACATGACATTTGATTTTATCAGATGTCATTCTTTTTTATGTTGGCACAAAGATTGACTATTACGGATATAACTTCACTATCATGAAGTATAAAAACGTTTAAAATAAATTAATAATATAAAATATAACTAAACAATATGAGCAAAATAATCGGAATCGACTTAGGTACAACGAACTCTTGTGTTTCTGTAATGGAAGGAAGCGAGCCAGTTGTAATTCCAAATGCAGAAGGTAAAAGAACAACTCCATCTATCGTAGCATTCGTAGAAGGAGGTGAAATTAAAGTTGGTGATTCAGCAAAACGTCAAGCTGTAACAAACCCAAAGAAAACGATTTATTCTATTAAACGTTTCATGGGAACTAAATTTAATAATGATGCAGATGAAATCGGTCGTGTTCCTTATTCAGTTGTAAAAGGAAACAATGATACGCCAGCAGTTGATATTGATGGACGTAACTATACTCCACAAGAAATCTCAGCAATGATTTTACAAAAAATGAAAAAAACTGCTGAAGATTATTTAGGACAAGAAGTATCAAGAGCGGTAATTACTGTACCAGCTTATTTTAACGATGCTCAACGTCAAGCAACTAAAGAAGCTGGTGAAATTGCAGGTCTTAAAGTAGAACGTATTATCAACGAGCCTACTGCTGCTGCATTAGCTTACGGATTAGACAAAGCAAACTCAGATAAAAAAATCGTTGTTTACGATTTAGGTGGTGGTACTTTCGACGTATCAATCCTAGAATTAGGTGACGGTGTATTCGAAGTATTATCTACAAACGGTGATACACACTTAGGAGGTGATGATTTTGATGACGCAATCATCAACTGGTTAGCTTCTGAATTCCAAGCGAAAGAAGGTGTAGATTTGAAAAAAGACGCAATGGCTTTACAACGTTTACGTGAAGCTGCTGAAAAAGCTAAAATCGAATTATCTTCTTCTGCTCAAACAGAAATTAATTTACCATACGTTACAGCTAACGAAACAGGACCAAAACACTTAGTAGAAACTTTAACTCGTTCTAAATTTGATCAATTAACAGAAGATTTAGTACGTCGTTCTATGGAACCTTGTAAAAAAGCGTTATCTGATGCAGGTTTATCAATCAACGATATCGACGAAGTTATCTTAGTTGGTGGATCTACACGTATGCCAAAAATCCAAGAAGAAGTAGAAAAATTCTTCGGTAAAAAACCATCTAAAGGAGTTAATCCAGACGAGGTTGTTGCAATTGGTGCAGCTATCCAAGGAGGTGTTTTAACAGGTGATGTAAAAGACGTATTATTATTAGACGTTACACCATTATCTTTAGGTATCGAAACTTTAGGAGGAGTATTCACAAAATTAATTGAAGCGAATACAACAATTCCAACTAAAAAATCTGAAGTTTTCTCAACTGCAGTTGACAATCAACCAGCAGTAACATTAAGAATTGGTCAAGGAGAGCGTCCATTATTCAACGATAACAAAGAAATCGGACGTTTTGACTTAGTAGATATTCCACCAGCACAAAGAGGTGTTCCTCAAATCGAAGTAACATTTGATATTGATGCGAATGGTATCTTAAGTGTATCTGCAAAAGATAAAGGAACAGGAAAAGAGCAATCAATCAAAATTGAAGCTTCATCTGGATTATCTGATGCTGATATCGAAAGAATGAAAAAAGAAGCACAAGAAAATGCTGCAAAAGACGAAGAAGCAAAAAACAAAATTGAAAAAGTAAATGCTGCTGACGCGTTAATTTTCCAAACAGAAAAACAATTGACTGAGTACGGAGATAAAATTCCTGCTGACAAAAAACAACCAATTGAAGAAGCTTTAGCTGAGGTTAAATCTGCTCACGCTGCTCAAGACGTTGCTGCAATTGATGCTTCTATGGAAAAATTAAATACAGCTTGGAATGCTGCTTCACAAGAAATTTATGCTGCAATGAACGAAGGTCAAGAAAGTGGTGCACAAGCGCAACCAGGAGCTGATCAAGGTCAAGCAAAAAATGATGGTGTTGAAGACGTAGACTTCGAAGAAGTTAAATAATAGAATTTCATTTATCAATAGGAAAGCCTCGCATTGCGAGGCTTTTTTTGTCTATCAACAAATCTTATTTCGTTTTTTCTAATGCTTGTAGTATATCTTCGATAATATCTATTTTATCTTCTAATCCAACAGATAATCGTATCGAGCCTGGCATAATCCCTAACTCTGCACGTTCGGCATCTGATAATTTCGCATGAGTTGTTGTAGCCGGGTGTGTCGCTATCGATCTCGAATCTCCTAAATTTGAAGTATACAAAATCATTTTCAATGCATCTATAAATTTGAACGCACGTTCTTTTCCTCCTTTTACTTCAAAGGTTACAATTCCACCACCTCCTTTCATTTGTTTTTTCGCTAATTCATATTGCGGATGAGAGGGTAAAAAAGGGTATTTTACAGCTTCAATTTCAGGGTTACTTTCTAACGCCTCTGCCAAAGCCAAAGCATTTTCACAATGACGATCCATACGAAGAGGTAACGTTTCTAAACTTTTAGAAATTGTCCACGCATTAAAAGCAGACATTGCAGGACCAGTATGACGAATAAAAAACATCATTTCATTAATCAAATCTTGCTTTCCTATCACAACACCACCTAAAACTCGACCTTGTCCATCCATATATTTTGTTGCTGAATGAATAGATAAATCGAATCCAAACTCTAAAGGTTGTTGTAAATATGGTGTTGCAAAACAGTTGTCAATGGCAAAAATAACATGTGGATGTTTCTCTTTTATTTTTGCTAAAGCTTCTAAATCGAATAATTCCAAACCAGGATTAGAAGGCGATTCTAAAAAGACAATTTTGGTATTCGCTTGAATTGCTTTTTCCCAATCTTCGATATTTGGCGTTTCAACATAGGTATAGGTTACGCCCCAACGAGGAAATAGTTGTGTAATTAATTGATGTGTCGAACCAAAAATAGCACGACTTGACACAATATGATCACCACTTTTAATATAAGAAGCAAACGAAGCAAAAACAGCTGCCATCCCTGATGCGAACGCTAAACCAGCATCTGCTTTTTCTAACACACAAACGCGATTAATAAACTCTGTTGTATTTGGATTTGCATAACGCGAATAAACCATACCTTCCTCCTCTTCTACAAAAATAGCACGACCTTGTTCTGCACTATCAAAAATAAAACTTGAGGTTAAATATAATGGAACTGAATGCTCGCGAGTAGCAGATCTTGGCGCTTGCTCACGAATTATCTTAGACTGATCTTTTTTCATAAGATTCAAATTTAAAGATAGTTTTATTAAGCTAAAAGATTTTTATCAAGTTTTAAACCGAAATTATTTCTGTTTTTAATTTAATTTTCAATAAATAGATTCGATTCTAAAATCATTTATAGAAATATTTCAGAATTGATTTTAAATCCTTCAATTTCATCTTGATCAAAAATGATGAAACAGCAATATATTCTTAAAATATCATTCAGATTTAATCTTTACCTTTGTAACCTTATATCAATTTATGTCATTCGAAAATTTAGGATTATCACCATATCTCTCAAAAGCCATTACAATACTTGGATTTTTAAAACCTTTTGAAATTCAAACTGAGACTATTCCGTCTATTTTAAAAGGAAAAGATGTAATGGGAATTGCAAAAACAGGATCTGGAAAAACATTGTGTTTTGTTGCACCTTTGTTACAAAAAATTCAACATCAATCGTACGAAAAATCACGTTTTGTAAAAGCTCTAATTTTAGTTCCTACACGCGAATTAGCTGTTCAAATTGAACAAACATTTGCTGGTCTACAAACTGCTTTACGCCGCGAAGTACAAACACAGGCTGTATATGGTGGAACTTCGATTAATCCACAGATGAAGAATTTGTATGGAACAGAAATTTTGATAGCAACCCCTGGTCGTTTATTGGATTTAATGGATCATAATGCGTTATCGTTAGACCAATTGCAATATTTGGTAATTGATGAAGCGGACAAAATGTTTCAGATGGGGTTTGGAGATGAAATGAATAGAATCTTAAAAAGTGTTCCGAAAAAGAAACAATCGGTTCTTTTTTCAGCAACTTTAAATGATAAAATTGATGAAATCAAATCAACTTTAAATATCAATCCAATTGTTGTTGAAATTAAAAAGCAAGAAGTTGATTTAGAGCAAATAGAACAAGTAGCTTATAAAGTTGATGCCGAAACAAAAGGTCCTTTTTTACGCTATTTAATCAAATCTGAAAACTTAGAACAAGTGTTGATTTTTGTTTCTTCGACTCGTACAGCTGACAATTTGGTTGAAAAACTAAAAAAGAATAAAATTCCTGCAATGGCTGTTCACAGCAAGAAATCGCAAGGTGCGAGAATGGATAATTTAGAAGATTTTAAATTAGGAGATATTCGCGTTTTGGTTGCCACAGATTTGATTGGACGCGGAATTCATATCGAAGGTTTACCAATTGTAATTAATTACGAATTACCTCGATCGCCTTTAGATTATGTACACCGAATTGGACGTACTGGTCGTGCAAATGCAAACGGAAAAGCAATTAGTTTAATCACCGAAGAAGATTTGCATCATTTCAAAATTATTCAGAAAAAAATGGGTAAGAAAGTAAACATACTTTCGACTGATGATGTGAGCTTACATGGATTTTAAATAAGTTTTAGGTTATGAGTAATAAGTTTTTCAAAACTCATTACTCATAATTTTTAATTAAAATTAAGTCCAAAGATATTGTCTAAACTCTATTAACTTCTTCAACATTTTATTATCTTCCTCGTATTGAAGATCTTCTAAATTATTGTTATCAAGCTTACGTTTATTCCACCAATTATATAAATTCTCGATTTCGTTTTTTGCATTTTTATGTTCATCATCAAATGTCCAATCTACATGCCCTGTAAACAAATTTTCTTTTTCAATACAATCGGATAGAATCTGAAAACAAGCATGTAAAATAACCATATCCTTATCTAACCATTCATCGTTTAATGTTTCTATTTTTAGAAGATTCGAAGGTTTCATTATTATCTTTTTCAAAACTCATTACTCATAACTTTTGGCTCACAACTTCTAAGTATGTGGTCCAAGCATATTTTTAGGATCAAGGATCTCATCTAATCGTTCTTTAGACAACAAACCATGATCTAAAACCAATTGATAGACACTTCCACCAGTTTCTAAAGCTTCTTTCGCTATTTTTGTACTTGCTTTATATCCAATATACGGATTTAGTGCTGTAACAATTCCAATACTATTTTGCACTTCATTTTTCAGATGTTCCGCATTTGCAGTAATTCCATCCACACATTCCACACGCAATGTATCCATTGCATTTGTAAGATATTGAATTGACTCCATAATCGAAAAACCTATAATTGGCTCCATTACATTTAATTGCAATTGACCAGCTTCTGCTGCCATTGTAATTGTCAAATCATTTCCAATCACTTTAAAACAAACCTGATTCACCACTTCTGGAATAACCGGATTTACTTTTCCTGGCATAATCGAAGATCCTGGCTGTTTTGGAGGTAGATTAATTTCGAATAAACCTGCTCTTGGCCCTGAAGTTAGTAATCGTAAATCATTACAAATTTTAGATAATTTTACACAAAGACGTTTTAAAGCAGAAGAATAATCTACAAAGGCACTCGTATCAGAAGTTGCTTCCACTAAATTATCTGCCAATATCACCTCTTCCTTCATGATTTCTGCAATCTTTGTTGTACACAATTGTGCATAACCTGGAACGGCGTTCAAACCAGTTCCGATTGCTGTTGCTCCCATATTAATGACCAATAAATCAGTAGTGATACGATCTAAATTCTGAACTTCCTTGTTTAATGTAGTTGCAAAACCTTCAAATTCTTGACCTAATGTCATCGGAACTGCATCTTGCAATTGTGTGCGTCCCATCTTAATGACTTGTTCAAATTCTTTAGCTTTTTTATTAAATGACTCTGCCAGTTTTGTTAATGCTTCAACCAATGGTTTATTCATGTTAAACAAAGCTAATTTCAACGCAGTAGGATAAGCGTCGTTTGTGGATTGTGATAAATTTACATGATCATTTGGTGAACAAAATTGATATTCTCCTTTTTGTTTTCCTAAATGTTCTAACGCAATATTTGCAATCACTTCGTTTGCATTCATATTCGTAGAAGTTCCAGCACCACCTTGAATCATGTCAATCGGAAATTGATCCGTATATTTTCCTGCAATCAGCTCGTTCGATGCAAAAGAAATCGCATCATATATATCTTTTGATAAAACTCCCAACTCATGATTAGCTTGCGCTGCACCTAATTTCACTACACCTAACGCTTTAATAAATTCAGGGTAATGTGCTAAATAGTTGTTCGAAATTTTAAAATTATTAATTGCACGTTGTGTTTGTACTCCATAATAAGCCGTTTCAGGAAGTTGTAACTCTCCTAATAAATCTGACTCAGTTCTCATACTTATTCTTATTAGATTGTTTTTTTTAAATTTAAATTAAAGGTAAGGATTATTGTAGGATAAATTCTAAACTCGAATTACTAAATACTTCAAAAAATATATATCTTTAAAAATATTAATACAAAAGAAATGAAAACAACTCGATATTATTCATTGGACGTTTTTCGTGGCGCTACGGTCGCTTTAATGATTTTAGTGAATAATCCTGGCACGTGGTCCTTTATGTTTGATCCCTTAGAACATGCACAATGGCACGGATGTACACCAACCGATTTGGTCTTTCCTTTCTTTTTATTTGCAGTAGGCAATGCAATGGCTTTTGTAATTCCACGATTCAAACAACAACCGCAAAGCGAATTCTGGAAAAAAGTCATTAAACGAAGTATCCTTATCTTTCTAATTGGACTTTTTATCAATTGGTTTCCGTTTTTTAAATGGGAGAATAACGAACTTATTTTTAAGGCCTGGAAAGATTCTGAAGAAAGTGGCGTTCGAATAATGGGTGTTTTACAACGAATCGCTATTGCCTATTTTTTTGCTTCTGTTATTGCTTTTTACTTTAAAGAAAAAATGGTTCTTTGGATTTCAGGTATCATCTTAGTTGGCTATTGGTTATTGACAAAATTTTTAGGCGGTATTGACCCTTATTCTATCGAAGGGTTAATCGGAACAAAAATCGATACCCATATTTTAGGTTTAGCACATATTTACAAAGGTGAATCGATTCCATTTGATCCAGAAGGTATTTACAGTACCATCAATGCGATTCCTCAAGTTTTATTAGGCTATTTAACTGGCATTTTCATCAATAAACAAGGTAATATGAAATGGTTAAATAAATCTTTACCCGAAACCAATCAACCCAATTTTAGATTAGTAGCAGGTTTATTTGTTTTAGGGGTAATTGCTTTGCTATTAGGTTATTTTTGGCAATTAGATTTTCCGTACAACAAAAAGATTTGGAGTAGCTCATACGTTATTCATACAACAGGATTGTCATTATTAACAATTGCAACAATGATTTGGTTCATCGAAATTTTGAACGTCAAAAATGGTGTGATGAAATTCTTTGATGTATTCGGAAAAAATCCATTATTCATTTTTGCATTTAGTGGTTTATTTCCACGTTTATTAGGATTAATCCGAATCGAAAATGGATTTACCAATCAAGACGAAATCAAATACATTTCTCCTTTGACTTGGTTTTATGAAAACATTTGTGCGAAACTTCCTGGAATTCCAGAAATCGGATCGTTTGTTTATTCGCTTATCTTCTTAGCATTCTTTTGGGCTTTGGCTTATTGGTTAGATCAAAAGAAAATTTATGTTAAGGTGTAGTTACTATTTACGCACTATTTCAGTTAAAAATTATTCATTAAATACTATTTTTAGTAAATATTTCAATTAATCAACTCTCTTTTTTATCAAATAATTGCTTAAGTCTTAATAAAATACTTTTTATAAATATTTTTCAAAAAACTTGTAGTCTGAGTGGAAAAGATTATTTTTGCCTATTCGACAAGAAGAGTATGAAAAATATCCGTAATTTCTGTATTATCGCCCA
This portion of the Empedobacter stercoris genome encodes:
- a CDS encoding DEAD/DEAH box helicase, with the protein product MSFENLGLSPYLSKAITILGFLKPFEIQTETIPSILKGKDVMGIAKTGSGKTLCFVAPLLQKIQHQSYEKSRFVKALILVPTRELAVQIEQTFAGLQTALRREVQTQAVYGGTSINPQMKNLYGTEILIATPGRLLDLMDHNALSLDQLQYLVIDEADKMFQMGFGDEMNRILKSVPKKKQSVLFSATLNDKIDEIKSTLNINPIVVEIKKQEVDLEQIEQVAYKVDAETKGPFLRYLIKSENLEQVLIFVSSTRTADNLVEKLKKNKIPAMAVHSKKSQGARMDNLEDFKLGDIRVLVATDLIGRGIHIEGLPIVINYELPRSPLDYVHRIGRTGRANANGKAISLITEEDLHHFKIIQKKMGKKVNILSTDDVSLHGF
- a CDS encoding acyltransferase family protein — encoded protein: MKTTRYYSLDVFRGATVALMILVNNPGTWSFMFDPLEHAQWHGCTPTDLVFPFFLFAVGNAMAFVIPRFKQQPQSEFWKKVIKRSILIFLIGLFINWFPFFKWENNELIFKAWKDSEESGVRIMGVLQRIAIAYFFASVIAFYFKEKMVLWISGIILVGYWLLTKFLGGIDPYSIEGLIGTKIDTHILGLAHIYKGESIPFDPEGIYSTINAIPQVLLGYLTGIFINKQGNMKWLNKSLPETNQPNFRLVAGLFVLGVIALLLGYFWQLDFPYNKKIWSSSYVIHTTGLSLLTIATMIWFIEILNVKNGVMKFFDVFGKNPLFIFAFSGLFPRLLGLIRIENGFTNQDEIKYISPLTWFYENICAKLPGIPEIGSFVYSLIFLAFFWALAYWLDQKKIYVKV
- a CDS encoding trans-sulfuration enzyme family protein, yielding MKKDQSKIIREQAPRSATREHSVPLYLTSSFIFDSAEQGRAIFVEEEEGMVYSRYANPNTTEFINRVCVLEKADAGLAFASGMAAVFASFASYIKSGDHIVSSRAIFGSTHQLITQLFPRWGVTYTYVETPNIEDWEKAIQANTKIVFLESPSNPGLELFDLEALAKIKEKHPHVIFAIDNCFATPYLQQPLEFGFDLSIHSATKYMDGQGRVLGGVVIGKQDLINEMMFFIRHTGPAMSAFNAWTISKSLETLPLRMDRHCENALALAEALESNPEIEAVKYPFLPSHPQYELAKKQMKGGGGIVTFEVKGGKERAFKFIDALKMILYTSNLGDSRSIATHPATTTHAKLSDAERAELGIMPGSIRLSVGLEDKIDIIEDILQALEKTK
- the aspA gene encoding aspartate ammonia-lyase; the encoded protein is MRTESDLLGELQLPETAYYGVQTQRAINNFKISNNYLAHYPEFIKALGVVKLGAAQANHELGVLSKDIYDAISFASNELIAGKYTDQFPIDMIQGGAGTSTNMNANEVIANIALEHLGKQKGEYQFCSPNDHVNLSQSTNDAYPTALKLALFNMNKPLVEALTKLAESFNKKAKEFEQVIKMGRTQLQDAVPMTLGQEFEGFATTLNKEVQNLDRITTDLLVINMGATAIGTGLNAVPGYAQLCTTKIAEIMKEEVILADNLVEATSDTSAFVDYSSALKRLCVKLSKICNDLRLLTSGPRAGLFEINLPPKQPGSSIMPGKVNPVIPEVVNQVCFKVIGNDLTITMAAEAGQLQLNVMEPIIGFSIMESIQYLTNAMDTLRVECVDGITANAEHLKNEVQNSIGIVTALNPYIGYKASTKIAKEALETGGSVYQLVLDHGLLSKERLDEILDPKNMLGPHT